A region of Salinibacter sp. 10B DNA encodes the following proteins:
- a CDS encoding FAD-dependent oxidoreductase gives MAKKTDVLVIGGGMVGLAAANALLNRGRSVTILERKCPGAGASWGNAGLVAPRYIVPLAAPGVVAQGLWWMLDRESPFRIKPRLDPDLLRWLWAFWSFCSEEHVERAIPILRDLNLASRDRYEKWAASDELEEFGFRTSGSVVVHRTEKGGRKDRKKAQRAQKAGLNVSVLGRSELDDVLPNGPSEARGGVQYHQDALLNPVRLLSSLKHRIEDAGGTLRPGTAVTGFEERNGGIHAVQTPRAEWRANDVILAAGAWSAPLAHHLGLDLPIQPAKGYSVTYSDPAETPDLPYVLSETKVAVTPMDGQIRCAGTLELAGFDGAVDTRRAVPILEEAARYVPHISPDAPEQEDVWTGFRPCTPDGLPVIGRVPSVDNLVMATGHGMMGISMSPITGELVADAVQGDDSSVVDRSPLSPTRFG, from the coding sequence ATGGCTAAAAAAACAGATGTTCTCGTCATTGGAGGGGGCATGGTCGGCCTCGCCGCCGCCAATGCTTTGCTCAACCGGGGCCGTTCGGTCACGATTCTCGAGCGGAAGTGTCCAGGTGCGGGGGCGTCCTGGGGGAATGCCGGTCTCGTGGCACCGCGCTACATCGTTCCGCTTGCGGCGCCCGGCGTTGTTGCGCAAGGGCTGTGGTGGATGCTCGATCGGGAGAGTCCGTTTCGCATTAAGCCGCGACTCGATCCCGATCTGCTCCGTTGGCTATGGGCCTTCTGGTCGTTTTGTAGCGAGGAGCACGTTGAGCGGGCAATTCCGATTCTCCGGGATTTGAATCTGGCCAGTCGGGACCGCTACGAAAAGTGGGCTGCGTCCGATGAGTTGGAGGAGTTTGGGTTTCGGACGAGTGGCTCGGTTGTTGTTCATCGTACCGAAAAAGGGGGGAGGAAGGATCGAAAGAAGGCACAGCGTGCTCAGAAGGCCGGTCTGAATGTGAGTGTATTGGGGCGTAGCGAGCTGGACGACGTCTTGCCCAACGGCCCGTCCGAGGCACGAGGGGGCGTGCAGTACCACCAGGATGCGTTGCTCAATCCGGTGCGACTCTTGTCATCGTTGAAGCATCGGATTGAAGACGCGGGGGGGACGCTTCGGCCGGGCACAGCCGTTACAGGATTTGAGGAGCGAAACGGAGGGATCCACGCCGTTCAGACTCCCCGGGCGGAGTGGCGGGCCAACGACGTTATTCTCGCGGCGGGGGCTTGGTCGGCCCCGCTGGCCCATCACCTCGGGCTCGATTTGCCGATTCAGCCTGCAAAGGGCTACAGCGTCACCTATTCGGACCCGGCGGAAACGCCAGACCTGCCCTACGTCCTTTCAGAGACAAAAGTGGCGGTAACGCCTATGGATGGTCAGATCCGGTGTGCGGGCACCCTGGAGCTGGCAGGATTTGATGGCGCGGTAGACACCCGGCGAGCTGTGCCCATTTTGGAGGAGGCCGCCCGGTACGTGCCCCATATTAGTCCCGATGCCCCCGAGCAGGAAGACGTATGGACGGGATTTCGTCCCTGTACCCCAGACGGACTTCCGGTCATCGGACGGGTGCCGTCGGTCGACAATCTCGTCATGGCAACCGGGCACGGCATGATGGGGATTTCGATGTCTCCCATTACGGGGGAGCTTGTGGCTGATGCCGTGCAGGGGGACGACTCGTCCGTCGTGGACCGATCTCCCCTGTCTCCTACGCGCTTCGGTTAA
- a CDS encoding VOC family protein, whose protein sequence is MPPPSNDTTNDVPLDVRLDHASVMTTDLEAATDFYVELLGLTLRTVEDDPVRKGRRRAMLGDGSDHAVLELIEMPEMEHPSVPGRGAIHHIGFHLSDRDWHSLRSRLDAADYAYREVKGRLFVRDTDGLVLEIEKE, encoded by the coding sequence ATGCCTCCTCCTTCCAACGATACTACCAACGACGTGCCACTCGATGTCCGCCTCGACCATGCCTCCGTCATGACGACGGATCTGGAGGCTGCAACGGACTTCTACGTCGAGCTTCTCGGGCTCACCCTCCGTACGGTTGAAGACGATCCGGTGCGGAAGGGACGACGTCGAGCCATGCTGGGGGACGGCAGCGACCACGCGGTTCTCGAACTCATCGAGATGCCGGAAATGGAGCATCCGTCCGTGCCCGGTCGTGGAGCGATTCATCACATCGGCTTCCATCTGTCCGACCGGGACTGGCACTCGCTCCGCTCTCGCCTGGACGCGGCCGACTACGCCTACCGAGAGGTGAAGGGGCGTCTCTTTGTACGCGACACCGACGGGCTCGTGCTCGAAATCGAGAAGGAGTGA
- a CDS encoding sigma 54-interacting transcriptional regulator, whose product MATDLLAEGRAEDVVQMVDPLLGPVEESPQSTGQLLLRGLRAQVEVLHRNQPGRVLDLLPSLSTLSDRCTCVRAEVALWRGWAHARRHTDNAESIRAVRLLDQAETLFDSIHDPRGRCWAMLGRAQACVVLEEYALMRSALEEAHALVDQLDNQQADRWLHTLSIPALRVEGRYDEAETHLHALRALGRQWNDQRLRGTATAYEAALRYDLGQSPVDILDTAKTAEALLRQSETRASSPLLTAYHAHVGALLRQGQWTDAHTVLDEAESAVRDDAAGQARLTLLRIRLAVRRGRNEHAEDLLVDLEDNASPLPHGRNHALLAMLRGRLRARQNQLGEAYRWMQRAHRNARETGHRGRQLRTLLLLARIAAARSDNDTAQAHLDAADEYDDYFSVLPFAARRFATEGTIAQSTHRPDDATDAYRHALSAATMIQDRYRTASLQLALAQLEEEDRAHALASGARATFNALDASEEAEVATALAHGAESDDDPASMLPHPLSSSDSALTETLARASLSVPLVANAWLQTVAALVPDRWVGVYRVSSDGIASLLHEHGTRPERIQPPSDATLDDSGPARWFRLRSVPPTLVLGVADGPEAENNWDWVRNRIKARIPLVRLALERALLHQRAHRVTETTQPTSVAGLVTESDAMQAVAHRITLLRSSAHPVLITGERGVGKRMMARVLHTESPRAEGPLRHVACATMQQDPLTERLFGTAAEDGTIASTGAVHEADGGTLLIEDVDALPPSAQTALLHLLNTGEVVPDGGTEPRPVDVRVVATTSERLNEQVRNDHFRPALSERLQALSLRIPPLRDRRADIPLLVRHFLDTLQPPDAHGLRPSITHPAMEALLRYDWPGNVRQLRNELERVLVHVASEPVQTIDRDVLLDTIVEDAQSSESVPGDERDAILHPNQSLEDVLARTEATVIKRVLQACEGQVTASAEVLGLSRQGLYKKMKRLGIDASDFQPESDPAPISS is encoded by the coding sequence ATGGCCACAGATCTCCTCGCCGAAGGGCGAGCCGAGGATGTGGTGCAAATGGTTGACCCCTTGTTGGGTCCGGTGGAGGAATCTCCTCAAAGCACGGGACAACTCTTGCTGCGTGGGCTTCGGGCTCAGGTGGAGGTCCTTCACCGAAACCAGCCGGGTCGCGTGCTGGATCTACTCCCTTCTCTTTCCACCCTCAGCGATCGCTGTACCTGCGTCCGAGCCGAGGTCGCCCTCTGGCGCGGCTGGGCGCATGCCCGCCGCCACACCGATAATGCTGAGTCCATCCGAGCCGTGCGGCTGCTTGACCAGGCGGAGACGCTCTTTGACTCGATACACGACCCCCGCGGTCGCTGCTGGGCAATGCTCGGCCGGGCACAGGCCTGCGTGGTACTAGAGGAGTACGCCCTCATGCGCTCTGCCCTTGAGGAGGCCCACGCCCTGGTCGACCAACTCGACAATCAGCAGGCCGACCGGTGGTTGCATACCCTCAGCATTCCGGCCCTGCGGGTTGAGGGGCGATACGACGAGGCGGAAACGCACCTGCACGCCCTCCGAGCACTGGGGCGGCAGTGGAACGACCAACGTCTTCGCGGAACCGCCACCGCGTACGAGGCCGCCCTACGCTACGATCTCGGGCAGTCGCCCGTTGATATCCTCGATACGGCCAAGACGGCCGAGGCGCTCCTGCGTCAGTCTGAAACGCGCGCCTCTTCTCCACTTCTCACCGCCTACCACGCACACGTCGGGGCCCTCCTCCGACAGGGCCAATGGACGGATGCCCACACGGTCCTCGACGAAGCCGAATCGGCCGTGCGGGATGACGCTGCCGGACAGGCCCGCCTCACGCTCCTTCGAATTCGCCTTGCCGTGCGGCGGGGCCGCAACGAGCATGCAGAAGACCTCCTCGTGGATCTCGAGGACAACGCGTCTCCTCTCCCGCACGGTCGGAATCACGCCCTCCTTGCAATGTTGCGGGGACGACTCCGTGCCCGCCAAAACCAGCTCGGAGAGGCCTACAGGTGGATGCAACGAGCCCACCGGAATGCCCGTGAGACCGGTCATCGCGGTCGCCAGCTTCGCACCTTGCTTCTCCTCGCTCGCATTGCGGCCGCCCGATCGGACAACGACACGGCTCAAGCTCACCTGGACGCAGCCGACGAATACGACGATTACTTCAGCGTATTGCCGTTTGCGGCCCGTCGCTTTGCCACCGAAGGCACCATCGCGCAGTCGACGCACCGGCCGGACGACGCAACCGACGCCTACCGGCACGCCCTCTCGGCGGCGACGATGATCCAGGATCGATACCGGACAGCCTCCCTCCAACTCGCCCTTGCCCAACTCGAAGAGGAGGATCGGGCGCATGCACTGGCCTCTGGTGCCCGTGCTACCTTTAACGCCCTCGATGCGTCGGAAGAAGCCGAAGTCGCAACGGCCCTGGCCCACGGCGCGGAGTCGGACGACGACCCCGCCTCCATGCTTCCCCATCCCCTCTCTTCGTCCGACTCCGCACTTACGGAAACGTTGGCCCGCGCCTCGCTCTCGGTTCCCCTCGTCGCCAACGCCTGGCTGCAGACCGTCGCTGCCCTCGTGCCCGACCGATGGGTGGGCGTGTACCGAGTATCGTCGGACGGCATTGCCTCTCTGCTACACGAACACGGCACGCGGCCGGAGCGGATCCAACCTCCCTCGGATGCCACCCTGGACGACTCTGGTCCGGCCCGGTGGTTCCGGCTGCGATCTGTCCCTCCCACCCTCGTGCTCGGGGTGGCGGACGGCCCCGAAGCGGAAAACAACTGGGACTGGGTGCGCAATCGAATTAAGGCCCGAATTCCACTCGTGCGCCTTGCCCTGGAGCGCGCCCTGCTCCACCAGCGTGCCCACCGTGTGACTGAGACGACTCAACCGACGTCTGTCGCAGGCCTTGTAACGGAAAGCGACGCGATGCAGGCAGTAGCCCATCGCATAACGCTTCTTCGATCGAGCGCACATCCTGTACTCATAACGGGCGAACGGGGCGTAGGGAAACGCATGATGGCCCGTGTGCTACACACCGAAAGCCCCCGTGCTGAAGGACCGCTCCGGCACGTCGCGTGCGCAACCATGCAGCAGGACCCCCTCACCGAACGGTTGTTCGGGACGGCGGCCGAGGACGGCACCATCGCCAGCACGGGTGCGGTCCACGAAGCGGACGGGGGCACCCTCCTCATCGAGGATGTGGATGCTCTTCCCCCCTCCGCCCAGACGGCCTTGCTCCATCTGCTAAACACCGGCGAGGTGGTGCCCGACGGCGGAACCGAGCCGCGCCCGGTGGACGTGCGTGTGGTGGCCACGACCAGTGAACGTCTCAATGAGCAGGTCCGAAACGATCACTTTCGCCCTGCCCTTAGTGAACGCCTGCAGGCCCTCTCCCTCAGGATCCCCCCCTTGCGCGACCGGCGGGCCGACATTCCGTTACTCGTCCGCCACTTCTTGGATACCCTCCAGCCCCCGGACGCACACGGCCTTCGGCCCTCGATTACACACCCTGCCATGGAGGCGCTCCTGCGGTACGACTGGCCCGGAAACGTGCGCCAGCTCCGCAACGAGCTGGAGCGGGTCCTCGTTCACGTCGCCAGCGAACCGGTCCAAACCATTGACCGCGACGTTCTCCTCGACACCATTGTCGAAGACGCACAGTCCTCCGAGTCGGTCCCCGGCGATGAGCGGGACGCCATCCTGCACCCCAATCAATCGCTGGAGGACGTGCTTGCTCGAACCGAAGCGACAGTTATCAAGCGCGTGCTCCAAGCCTGCGAAGGACAAGTGACCGCCTCCGCCGAAGTGCTGGGCCTTTCCCGGCAAGGCCTCTACAAGAAAATGAAACGCCTGGGCATCGATGCCTCCGACTTCCAACCGGAGTCCGATCCTGCCCCGATTTCTTCTTAA
- a CDS encoding SUF system Fe-S cluster assembly protein → MNPAGAMGGMPPGGGGGGAADIPDDKENTDIELPETIPDHVQETPENELYERVVASLREIYDPEIPVNIYDLGLIYHIEIDEDNHVDVLMTLTAPNCPAAGILPGQAEDAVRETEGVESVNLEMTFEPPFSPEMMSEEARLELGFM, encoded by the coding sequence ATGAACCCAGCTGGAGCCATGGGCGGCATGCCCCCCGGAGGCGGAGGGGGCGGCGCTGCCGACATCCCTGACGATAAGGAAAATACGGACATTGAACTGCCGGAAACCATCCCGGACCACGTTCAAGAAACGCCTGAAAACGAGCTCTACGAGCGCGTTGTTGCCTCTCTGCGCGAAATCTACGACCCGGAAATCCCGGTGAACATCTACGACTTGGGCCTCATCTATCACATCGAGATCGACGAGGATAACCACGTGGATGTGCTCATGACCCTCACGGCGCCGAACTGTCCGGCGGCCGGCATTCTTCCGGGACAGGCCGAGGATGCCGTGCGAGAAACGGAGGGGGTCGAGAGCGTAAACCTGGAAATGACGTTTGAGCCGCCCTTCTCCCCCGAGATGATGTCCGAAGAGGCGCGCCTCGAACTCGGCTTCATGTAG
- a CDS encoding SufE family protein, whose translation MPGTDTVSDRAQEIVDEFSLFSDWMGRYEYLIELGDDIPLLPDEHKTDDNYVHGCQSDVWIHAEYDDENSVLHFQGDSNAKITKGLAALVIRVLNEQPPEAVANASFDFLDDIGLQDNLSSQRNNGLQAMIEQMQERAKTFRN comes from the coding sequence ATGCCAGGGACTGATACGGTGTCCGACCGCGCGCAGGAGATTGTCGACGAGTTCTCCCTCTTTAGCGACTGGATGGGCCGGTACGAGTACCTCATCGAGCTGGGAGACGACATCCCGCTCTTGCCGGATGAGCATAAGACCGACGATAACTACGTTCACGGCTGCCAGTCGGATGTCTGGATTCACGCTGAGTACGACGACGAAAACAGCGTCCTTCACTTTCAAGGGGACAGCAACGCGAAAATCACGAAGGGACTGGCCGCCCTCGTCATCCGCGTGCTGAACGAACAGCCGCCCGAGGCCGTCGCGAACGCCAGCTTTGACTTCCTCGACGACATCGGCCTACAGGACAACCTGAGCTCACAGCGCAACAATGGTCTTCAGGCCATGATCGAGCAGATGCAGGAGCGCGCGAAGACGTTTCGGAATTGA
- a CDS encoding cysteine desulfurase, with translation MPATTSPQTDAPAFDAEAFRADFPALQQDIYEDTPLVYLDNAATSQKPTAVIDRLDHFYRHENSNVHRGVHRLSQEATDEYESARQSLTEFINAQREEEVIFTRGTTEGLNLIASTFGEMTVSEDDEILLTEMEHHSNIVPWQMLAERVGAEIRVLPVNDRGELEMNRLDEFLTDDTALVAVTHVSNTLGTINPIEALIDAAHAVDVPVVVDGAQSAPHLPVDVQALDADFFVFSGHKMFGPTGIGILYGKHEHLEAMPPYHGGGDMIDEVSFDGTTYDAPPHKFEAGTPNIADVIGLGTAAEYMMDLDWTAVQAHEDDVLSYATEKVGAIDGLRLIGTAAAKTSVLSFVFDDIHPYDAGTFLDRLGIAVRTGHHCTQPLVKRYGLPGTIRASFAAYNTRQDVDRLVEGIQNVKSMLG, from the coding sequence ATGCCCGCAACGACGTCCCCACAGACCGACGCGCCTGCCTTTGACGCCGAGGCCTTCCGTGCGGACTTTCCCGCCCTCCAGCAGGACATCTACGAGGATACGCCGCTCGTCTACCTCGACAATGCGGCGACCTCGCAGAAGCCGACGGCGGTGATCGACCGGCTGGACCATTTCTACCGGCACGAGAACAGCAACGTGCACCGGGGCGTGCACCGGCTCAGCCAGGAGGCGACCGATGAGTACGAATCGGCCCGCCAGTCGCTGACCGAGTTCATCAATGCCCAGCGCGAAGAGGAGGTCATCTTCACGCGGGGCACGACCGAGGGCCTGAATCTCATCGCCTCAACGTTCGGCGAAATGACGGTATCGGAGGATGACGAGATCCTCCTCACGGAGATGGAGCACCATTCCAACATTGTGCCGTGGCAGATGCTGGCCGAGCGGGTCGGCGCCGAGATTCGGGTGCTGCCGGTCAATGATCGGGGCGAGTTGGAGATGAACCGCTTGGATGAGTTTCTGACGGACGACACCGCGCTCGTCGCCGTCACGCACGTGTCGAACACGCTGGGGACAATCAATCCGATCGAGGCGTTGATCGATGCGGCGCATGCTGTGGACGTGCCGGTGGTGGTGGATGGAGCGCAATCCGCCCCTCACCTGCCGGTTGACGTACAGGCGCTGGACGCCGACTTCTTCGTCTTTTCCGGCCACAAAATGTTCGGCCCGACGGGCATTGGCATTTTGTACGGCAAACACGAGCACCTAGAGGCCATGCCGCCCTATCACGGCGGGGGCGACATGATCGATGAGGTCTCCTTCGACGGCACGACCTACGACGCTCCGCCGCACAAATTTGAAGCCGGCACCCCAAACATAGCAGATGTGATCGGCCTCGGCACGGCGGCCGAATATATGATGGACCTCGACTGGACGGCCGTGCAGGCCCACGAGGACGACGTGCTCTCGTACGCGACCGAAAAGGTGGGCGCGATCGATGGATTGCGTCTCATCGGAACGGCAGCGGCGAAAACGAGCGTACTGTCGTTCGTGTTTGACGACATTCATCCGTACGACGCCGGCACCTTCCTCGACCGTCTCGGCATCGCGGTGCGAACGGGCCACCACTGTACACAGCCGCTCGTGAAGCGGTATGGCCTTCCGGGAACGATCCGTGCCTCGTTCGCCGCGTACAACACCCGGCAGGACGTCGATCGGCTAGTGGAAGGCATTCAGAACGTGAAATCGATGCTGGGATGA
- the sufD gene encoding Fe-S cluster assembly protein SufD — translation MTTALDTDVRPEDRFISAFKVNHGQTLNGTSASIAQQREDAIEHFAELGIPTNDLEAWKYTNIAKIIDRPYTLPLGGETTSVDRTEIEPFLIDGMDAHRVVLVNGRVDESLSDIGELPPGVVVSSLAQAGNDHPDIVEEHYGQYADYENEALTALNTAFVQDGAFVYVPSGTVVEKPIFFLHVTATDQDLFLQPRHLFVVEDGAIAKIVEAQHSLTDAQTFTNTVGEAFVGEKGNLDHYLLQDEGPTASQVHTRAAQQKDDSVYSTQTVTYTGEVVRNNATVEADGNFCESNLFGLCIGKDEMHVDNHTRMDHVQPDCNSNELYKHVLNDEATAVFNGKVFVSRGSQRIDAYQQNDTIVLNNDAQIYTKPELEIYADDVECSHGATTGQLDEEGVFYLRSRGLSERRARILMLQAFTEEVISELSIEPLSEYVTELVRDRFATYV, via the coding sequence ATGACCACTGCCCTCGACACCGACGTTCGCCCGGAGGATCGGTTCATCTCCGCCTTCAAGGTGAACCACGGCCAGACGTTGAATGGGACCAGCGCCTCCATCGCCCAGCAACGCGAGGACGCCATCGAGCACTTCGCGGAGCTTGGCATTCCAACCAACGACCTGGAGGCCTGGAAGTACACGAACATAGCAAAGATCATCGACCGGCCCTACACGCTTCCCCTCGGCGGAGAGACCACGTCGGTCGACCGGACTGAGATTGAGCCGTTTCTCATCGATGGAATGGATGCCCATCGGGTCGTCCTCGTGAACGGACGGGTCGACGAGTCGCTCTCCGACATCGGTGAACTTCCTCCTGGGGTCGTCGTCAGCAGCCTTGCGCAGGCCGGCAACGACCACCCAGACATCGTAGAGGAGCACTACGGCCAGTACGCCGACTACGAGAATGAGGCGCTGACGGCCCTCAACACGGCATTCGTGCAAGACGGCGCATTCGTGTACGTGCCCTCGGGCACCGTCGTAGAGAAGCCGATCTTCTTCCTCCACGTGACGGCCACCGACCAGGACCTCTTCCTCCAGCCGCGGCACCTGTTCGTAGTGGAGGATGGCGCCATCGCAAAGATCGTGGAGGCCCAGCACTCCCTCACCGACGCGCAAACCTTCACCAATACGGTGGGTGAGGCCTTCGTCGGCGAGAAGGGCAACCTGGACCACTACCTCCTGCAGGACGAAGGGCCTACCGCCTCGCAGGTGCACACCCGCGCCGCCCAGCAGAAGGACGACAGCGTCTACTCCACCCAGACGGTGACCTACACGGGCGAAGTGGTGCGCAACAACGCAACGGTGGAAGCCGACGGCAATTTCTGCGAGTCCAACCTCTTTGGCCTCTGCATCGGCAAGGACGAGATGCATGTGGACAATCACACGCGCATGGACCACGTGCAGCCCGACTGCAACAGCAACGAGCTGTACAAGCACGTGCTCAACGACGAGGCCACCGCGGTCTTCAACGGAAAGGTGTTCGTCTCGCGCGGCTCGCAGCGGATCGACGCGTACCAGCAGAACGACACCATCGTTCTGAACAACGATGCCCAGATTTACACGAAGCCCGAGCTCGAAATCTACGCCGACGACGTGGAGTGCAGTCACGGCGCTACCACCGGCCAGCTGGACGAAGAAGGCGTCTTCTACCTCCGCTCCCGCGGCCTCTCGGAACGCCGGGCCCGCATCTTGATGTTGCAGGCATTTACGGAAGAGGTGATTAGTGAACTTAGCATCGAGCCGTTGAGTGAGTACGTGACGGAGCTTGTCCGCGACCGCTTTGCGACGTACGTGTAG
- the sufC gene encoding Fe-S cluster assembly ATPase SufC — MALLEVKNLHVGVEDEDIKILNGVNLTLDTGQLHAIMGPNGSGKSTLAAVLAGREEYEILDGEILYDGEDLLELEPEERAEEGIFLAFQYPVELPGVSMTNFLKEAVNSVREARGQDELSSADFLQYMREKASLVDIDADLTKRSVNEGFSGGEKKRNEIFQLAMLEPRLAILDETDSGLDIDALKSVADGVNKLRNDDRGFLVITHYERILEYITPDRVHVMIDGRIARSGDKELAVKLEEKGYDWIREETAAAAA; from the coding sequence ATGGCACTCCTAGAAGTCAAGAACCTGCACGTTGGCGTCGAAGACGAGGACATCAAGATCCTCAATGGCGTGAACCTGACGCTGGACACTGGTCAACTCCACGCCATCATGGGCCCGAACGGCTCCGGCAAAAGCACGCTGGCCGCAGTGCTGGCTGGGCGCGAGGAATACGAGATTCTGGACGGCGAAATTCTCTATGACGGCGAGGACCTGCTGGAACTGGAACCGGAAGAGCGGGCCGAAGAAGGCATCTTCCTCGCCTTTCAGTACCCGGTGGAGTTGCCCGGCGTGAGCATGACAAACTTCCTGAAAGAGGCCGTAAACTCCGTCCGTGAGGCCCGAGGGCAGGACGAGCTGTCGTCCGCCGACTTCCTCCAGTACATGCGCGAGAAGGCGTCCCTCGTCGACATTGACGCCGATCTCACGAAGCGCTCGGTGAACGAGGGCTTCTCTGGCGGCGAGAAGAAGCGCAACGAGATCTTCCAGCTCGCCATGCTGGAGCCGCGCCTTGCCATCCTCGACGAAACGGACTCGGGACTCGACATCGACGCGCTTAAGAGCGTCGCGGACGGCGTCAACAAGCTCCGCAACGATGACAGGGGCTTTCTCGTCATCACCCACTACGAGCGCATATTGGAGTATATCACGCCCGACCGCGTGCACGTGATGATCGACGGTCGGATTGCCCGCTCTGGCGACAAGGAGCTGGCCGTGAAGCTTGAGGAGAAGGGCTACGACTGGATCCGTGAGGAGACGGCCGCTGCGGCCGCATAG
- the sufB gene encoding Fe-S cluster assembly protein SufB: MSTSETEYLKGKASEEYEHGWYTDIESEKAPKGLNEDIVRFISNKKDEPEWLLDWRLKAYNYFEQLLESGHYPDWAHLDYERPDFQNMRYFAAPKGKADYESLDEVPDEILETFERLGIPLEEQKALTGVAVDAVMDSVSVATTFKEKLKEKGVIFKSFGEAAREHPEIVREHLGSVVPYTDNLYAALNSAVFSDGSFVYVPEGVTCPMELSTYFRINEQGTGQFERTLIVTEPGAYVSYLEGCTAPMRKENQLHAAVVELVAHEDSEIKYSTIQNWYPGDEDGNGGVYNLVTKRGICKGDNSKISWTQLETGSAVTQKYPSVILAGDNSVGEFYSVAFTKGHQQADTGTKMQHIGKNTKSTIISKGISADYADNSYRGLVKVGKNAENARNFSQCDSMLLGPDCGAHTYPYIESSNPSAQIEHEATTSKVGEDQMFYCHQRGLGEEEALKLIVNGFCKEILQELPMEFAVEAKELLAIELEGSVG; this comes from the coding sequence ATGAGCACGTCCGAAACCGAATACCTAAAAGGCAAGGCCAGCGAGGAATACGAGCACGGCTGGTACACCGACATCGAGTCGGAAAAGGCGCCGAAAGGGCTCAACGAGGACATCGTCCGCTTTATCTCCAACAAGAAGGACGAACCGGAATGGCTGCTCGACTGGCGCCTGAAGGCCTACAATTACTTCGAGCAGTTGCTGGAAAGCGGGCACTACCCGGACTGGGCGCACCTCGACTACGAGCGCCCCGATTTCCAAAACATGCGTTACTTCGCCGCGCCGAAGGGGAAGGCCGACTACGAGAGCCTTGACGAGGTGCCGGACGAAATTCTGGAGACGTTTGAGCGTCTGGGCATTCCCCTCGAAGAGCAGAAGGCCCTCACCGGCGTGGCCGTCGACGCAGTCATGGATAGCGTCTCGGTGGCCACCACCTTCAAGGAGAAGCTGAAGGAGAAGGGAGTGATCTTCAAATCCTTCGGCGAGGCCGCCCGCGAACATCCGGAGATCGTGCGCGAGCATCTGGGCAGCGTCGTGCCGTACACCGACAATCTGTACGCCGCCCTCAACTCCGCCGTGTTCAGCGACGGATCCTTCGTCTACGTGCCGGAGGGTGTGACCTGCCCGATGGAGCTTTCCACCTACTTCCGGATCAACGAGCAGGGCACTGGCCAGTTTGAGCGCACGCTCATCGTCACTGAGCCGGGCGCCTACGTGAGCTACCTGGAGGGCTGCACCGCGCCGATGCGCAAAGAGAATCAGTTGCACGCGGCGGTAGTGGAACTCGTGGCCCACGAGGACTCGGAGATCAAGTACTCGACTATCCAGAACTGGTACCCGGGCGACGAGGACGGCAACGGCGGCGTCTACAACCTCGTCACGAAGCGGGGGATCTGTAAGGGCGACAACTCCAAGATCAGCTGGACGCAGCTGGAGACCGGCTCGGCCGTCACGCAGAAGTATCCGTCCGTGATTCTCGCGGGCGACAACTCCGTCGGCGAGTTCTACTCGGTAGCCTTTACGAAGGGACACCAGCAGGCTGATACCGGCACGAAGATGCAGCACATCGGAAAGAACACGAAAAGCACAATCATCTCGAAGGGCATCTCGGCCGACTACGCGGACAACAGCTATAGAGGCCTAGTGAAAGTGGGCAAAAACGCCGAGAACGCCCGCAACTTCTCGCAGTGTGACTCGATGTTGCTGGGGCCGGACTGCGGCGCGCACACCTACCCGTACATCGAGAGCAGCAATCCCTCTGCTCAGATCGAGCACGAGGCCACGACCTCGAAGGTGGGCGAAGACCAGATGTTCTACTGCCACCAGCGCGGCCTGGGGGAGGAGGAAGCCCTCAAGCTCATCGTGAACGGCTTTTGCAAAGAGATTCTGCAGGAGCTCCCGATGGAGTTTGCCGTCGAGGCCAAGGAGCTGCTCGCCATCGAACTGGAAGGGTCCGTCGGCTAA
- a CDS encoding iron-sulfur cluster assembly accessory protein has product MTITMTDRAAAQIRAVAAEENVDLEDTMLRVAVVPGGCSGLTYDLGWDTTVREEDSVEQHEGITVLLDKKSRLYLDGSELDFTDGLDGDGFHFANPQATRECACGESFAL; this is encoded by the coding sequence ATGACGATTACGATGACCGACCGAGCGGCCGCCCAGATTCGGGCGGTGGCCGCCGAGGAGAACGTTGACTTGGAGGATACGATGCTTCGCGTGGCGGTGGTGCCGGGGGGCTGTTCGGGGTTGACCTACGACCTGGGCTGGGACACGACGGTCCGGGAGGAGGACAGCGTGGAGCAGCACGAGGGGATCACGGTGCTGCTTGACAAGAAGAGCCGGTTGTACTTGGACGGGTCGGAGTTGGACTTTACCGACGGGCTGGACGGGGATGGATTTCACTTTGCGAACCCGCAGGCCACCCGCGAGTGTGCCTGTGGCGAATCGTTTGCGCTTTAA